Below is a genomic region from Spirosoma radiotolerans.
TAATGGCCGATACGTTGCCGGTGGCTAATTCAGACTGCCACAAAAAGGCATCCTGGTGTTTGTAGTTTACCGAAAAGCCAAGCCCGCGCCATAGATTGCCATTTGAGAGGCTCAGATTGGTAATCCAGCGGGGAGTGTTGAAAGCGCTCTCTAACCCATCGCCATTATCGGCCCGGTCGAGTTTGGCATAGGAGGCATTACCACCCACCGACCAGTTCTGGGTCAGGCTGTAGCGAAGTCCCAGGCTGGCTCCATAATTATATACCTGGGTTTGTGAGTTGGTCCACAGCCGGTATCGGTCCTGTGTAGTCGAAGCAGAAAAGTAATACGCCAGCGAATCCCGATTCGTACCTTTGGCCAGGTTGGCATTCACCTGGGCAATGAAATTTTTGTAAGCCGAATAATACACATCGGCATCCACATAAAGCCGTTTTTTGAACAACAACCCTTTATAACCCAGTTCGAAACTATTTACCTGTTCGGGTTTCAGATAGGTGTAGAGGCTCTGTTTGAGAAGTCCTTTGTTTTTTTGAATGGCCTGATCGGTCGTGAGTTTATTCGTATTGACATCGGTTGTAATGGCCGCCTGAAAGGCATTGATGGAGGTTACTAAGTAGGCATTCTCATATATTCCCTGCGACATGATTGGCAGGCCGCCAACCCGTTTGACTCCCCCGGAGTTGATGTTGGTAAATCCTTCGAAGAGGGAGGGAAACCGGTATCCATTCTGGTAAGAAAGGCGAATGTTGTGCGCTTCCGTTGGCGAGTAAACAACCGATGCCCTGGGATTCAAACGGGCGTCGAAGTAGTAATTCTTATCGACCCGCAGCGATCCGGCCACCTTCAACTGATTGTCAAAAAACAATCGACTAAACTGGACAAAGCCGCCGGTTTTGCCATACACCAGGTTTTTACCGGCCTCGGTGGGGTTGATAAAGTAATTACCATCTGGGAACACGACATATCGCCGAAAATCAAACCCCGCCTGAATGTTGATACCCGTTTGTTGGCGAAACCGCTGCCAGAGTACCCGGGTCGGCTCGACCTGCCCTTCAACATGATACATCCAGGACTGTACCCGAAGCGCTGCGCCAATGTCCCAGTTATTGATGTCGCGGAGTTTGGCAACCAGATCATTAAAGGTAGGCGTACCCGGTACCGGGCGACCTTTGTCGGCGATGGCGCGAGCATCCCGCAAGGCGTCTGGTACCGCCAAACCCGCTTTGGTATCGGCATTGAACTGATTGGTAAAATCAGAAAACCACTGATTATCGGTCTTAAACGACTTGTCGATGTTTTCGGCCATCGACCGGATATTATAGGAATCACCCGTGTTTTCGTGGGTTTGATACGCCCTTAGCTGCACCGAGGGTGTTGTTAAGGTCAGGCTGTGCTGCCCGAGCCGGTAATTCTCCAGCCGAAAGCGATTGGTGCGCTGATAGACATTATTTAATGTGGACCCCTGATAGGTGTAGGCCAACTCGACGGTTGGGGAGAATCGGTAATGCAACGATAAATCACCCCGCAGATTCCGGAGGCCATAATCGGTGGACTCCGCTTCGTAATACCCCGTTCGACCGATGCTATACCGTTTCCCGCCTAATGTGATCGTTCGCCGGTTGGCCGCTTCATTCCCATACCCATTGACGGGATCATACGCGGGATTATCGGCACCAAACAAGCCCAGGGAAGCGTTGCCGCTGGGGTTCAGATCATCCCGGTTGCCAGCTACCCAGTCGTAGCCCCGCTGATACACCAGATTCACCTTAAAGGCGAATCGATTACCAATCCGGCGGGCATACCGGAGGCTGGTTTCGGAATAAATCTTGGGCGATATGGCCGCATCATTCACATGGTTTACGCCGGTTTTCTGGCCGATGCTCAGGCCCTGCGAATCGAAGGGATTACGGGTTAAAATATTGACCAACCCGTTCAGCGCATTCATGCCGTACAGCGCGGAAGCAACGCCGGGCACCAGCTCAACTTGCTGAATGTCCAGGTCCGATGGAGCAAGGGCACTGGCAATTGGAGCGCCAATGTGGGGAGCCTGGTTATCGCGGCCATCGACGAGTTGAACGAAGCGAACGTTGGTGGTAGCCGCAAAACCGCGCGTATTATAAACTTTGAAGCCTAAGCTCGAGGTAAGCAGTTGAACACCTTTGATATTCTCAATGGCATCGAAATACGAGGGTTGGGCTGAGAGCCGAATACGCCGGGCATCAATTACGTCAATGCTGACGGGCGATTTGAGAATATTTTCCGCGACGCGGGACGCCGAAACCACTATTTCATTGAGTTGAACCTTACGCAGCGAATCGTTGGGCGTTATCGTGCTGTCGGGCCTAATAGCGGCCCACAGCGTTGAACTCATGAAGATAAAAGAGAAGAAAATGTATTTCATGAAGGGCGTTATTTTCAAACAAATATAACCCTTTAGTCTTCTCATTGGAGCATAGAGTTGTATTAAGCCGCTCACCAAGCGGGAAAAGGGTTCCTAGCTAGCGGAATGAGGTTTTGAGCCAGAGTTGGCCCTGATAACGGCACTGAAGCCGAGCTACATTGTGCTTATAATAAAAAACGGCGCTGTCGATCAATCAAACGCTCTATTTATAGAAAGATAACGTTTGATTGATCGACAGCGCCGTTGCCGACCAGACCTATCCATATACTCAACACGAGTTCTCCTCATCCATACTTTGTTGGTATGAGCATTAACCAACCAGGCTCAGGCTGCCCTTCATTCATCCCCGCCTTGTCTACGGTGAGCGTATCGCCCAAGTGAACCAGTACATATTATCAGAGGTCGCAGAGGTTGGCATTACCGCAACGTCTGTCGTTCCTGATCCAGCTCGCAATTTATTTAGTTCTTGCGGGCGTCTGTCGTCAAAACTATAGTCAGGGAATGAGCCTTTCCGCTCTGAGGGTGTCAAACAGATTAAAGAAAGAATCACGGGTATCCTGATAAACGGTAAAGCCCAGTTTA
It encodes:
- a CDS encoding TonB-dependent receptor — encoded protein: MKYIFFSFIFMSSTLWAAIRPDSTITPNDSLRKVQLNEIVVSASRVAENILKSPVSIDVIDARRIRLSAQPSYFDAIENIKGVQLLTSSLGFKVYNTRGFAATTNVRFVQLVDGRDNQAPHIGAPIASALAPSDLDIQQVELVPGVASALYGMNALNGLVNILTRNPFDSQGLSIGQKTGVNHVNDAAISPKIYSETSLRYARRIGNRFAFKVNLVYQRGYDWVAGNRDDLNPSGNASLGLFGADNPAYDPVNGYGNEAANRRTITLGGKRYSIGRTGYYEAESTDYGLRNLRGDLSLHYRFSPTVELAYTYQGSTLNNVYQRTNRFRLENYRLGQHSLTLTTPSVQLRAYQTHENTGDSYNIRSMAENIDKSFKTDNQWFSDFTNQFNADTKAGLAVPDALRDARAIADKGRPVPGTPTFNDLVAKLRDINNWDIGAALRVQSWMYHVEGQVEPTRVLWQRFRQQTGINIQAGFDFRRYVVFPDGNYFINPTEAGKNLVYGKTGGFVQFSRLFFDNQLKVAGSLRVDKNYYFDARLNPRASVVYSPTEAHNIRLSYQNGYRFPSLFEGFTNINSGGVKRVGGLPIMSQGIYENAYLVTSINAFQAAITTDVNTNKLTTDQAIQKNKGLLKQSLYTYLKPEQVNSFELGYKGLLFKKRLYVDADVYYSAYKNFIAQVNANLAKGTNRDSLAYYFSASTTQDRYRLWTNSQTQVYNYGASLGLRYSLTQNWSVGGNASYAKLDRADNGDGLESAFNTPRWITNLSLSNGNLWRGLGFSVNYKHQDAFLWQSELATGNVSAINTLDAQVSYRLSKLNLLVKAGGTNILNQPYYTFTGGPAVGGLYYTNLVWEPGF